GCACACAAAATCAAACCACTGTTACGAATTGAATAAACCAATGAACGAACACCAAATACTGGAAAAAGCGGCTGAAATCATTGCTACTAAGTTTGCTGGTGGCGATATGTTTACTGATGCAAAAGCAACCAAGGATTATTTAACCTTTAAATTAGCTAATTATGAAAAAGAGGTGTTTGCTGTAATGTTGTTAAATACCCAGCATCAGCTGATTGAATACCGGGAGCTATTCTTTGGCTCGATAGATAGCGCCAGTGTTTA
This window of the Psychromonas sp. MME1 genome carries:
- the radC gene encoding DNA repair protein RadC, translated to MHTKSNHCYELNKPMNEHQILEKAAEIIATKFAGGDMFTDAKATKDYLTFKLANYEKEVFAVMLLNTQHQLIEYRELFFGSIDSASVYPREVVKTVLEVNASAVIFAHNHPSGIAEPSESDKRITRRLVDALALIDTRVLDHVVVGRESVSFAERGLI